One genomic region from Acidobacteriota bacterium encodes:
- a CDS encoding phosphoribosylanthranilate isomerase, which translates to MTRVKICGIATLEDASIALGYGADALGFLVGLHYETPDRLTADRARYLVSELPPFVTSVLVTHLTDLADVRDLCARVGVSSVQLHGDFPIRDIPNLRSALPHLKIIKAVHSDDRESYEAAMKASYAADAILLDTRVGERIGGTGKTHDWDRSRRIREALEGFPVILAGGLGPDNVESAIERVQPFGVDVNTGVQGKPGRKDPDRVRRFIARAKQLRTEPGQRESVSLEQTG; encoded by the coding sequence GTGACCCGGGTCAAAATCTGCGGCATTGCCACCCTCGAAGACGCGAGCATCGCGCTCGGATACGGAGCGGACGCCCTGGGCTTCTTGGTGGGATTGCACTACGAAACGCCCGATCGACTGACCGCCGACCGAGCGCGGTACCTGGTCTCCGAGTTACCGCCATTCGTCACCTCAGTGCTGGTGACCCACCTTACGGACTTGGCCGATGTGCGCGACCTTTGTGCTCGAGTAGGAGTCAGCTCCGTGCAGCTGCACGGCGACTTTCCGATCCGCGACATCCCGAACCTGCGCTCCGCCTTGCCCCACCTCAAGATCATCAAAGCGGTGCATAGCGACGACCGCGAGTCCTACGAGGCAGCCATGAAAGCGTCCTATGCCGCGGACGCCATCCTCCTGGACACCCGGGTGGGTGAGCGCATCGGTGGCACCGGCAAGACTCACGATTGGGATCGCAGTCGCAGGATTCGCGAAGCGTTGGAGGGTTTTCCGGTGATCTTGGCCGGTGGACTCGGCCCAGACAACGTCGAGTCGGCGATTGAAAGGGTCCAACCTTTCGGCGTGGACGTCAACACCGGAGTGCAGGGAAAACCCGGACGCAAGGATCCCGATCGAGTGCGGCGCTTCATCGCCCGAGCGAAACAGCTCCGAACCGAGCCAGGGCAAAGGGAGTCCGTTTCTCTAGAACAAACCGGCTAG
- a CDS encoding RNA polymerase sigma factor produces MAPEPTDEALMEAVSRGDLSSLTPLFERHARRLFGFLRGLVGSPSSAEDLVQETFLKILRHRRSFRPGSAFLPWFLGIARNAAWAFLDRRSRMPSGALEERVDADSPEPLHLARERAAGVTHALRQLPAVEREVLLLSYFEGLRHREIAELLGSTPGAVKVRIHRARKAARQHLAEWEKPA; encoded by the coding sequence ATGGCTCCTGAACCGACCGACGAGGCCTTGATGGAAGCGGTGAGCCGTGGCGATCTGTCGAGCTTGACGCCGCTTTTCGAGCGCCACGCACGCCGCCTGTTCGGTTTTCTACGCGGCCTCGTCGGCAGCCCGAGCAGCGCCGAGGACCTGGTGCAGGAGACCTTTCTCAAGATCCTGCGCCACCGGCGGAGCTTCCGCCCGGGCAGCGCGTTTCTGCCGTGGTTTCTCGGCATCGCTCGCAATGCCGCTTGGGCCTTTCTCGACCGGCGCTCGCGCATGCCGTCCGGGGCGTTGGAGGAGAGGGTGGACGCGGATTCCCCGGAGCCGCTCCACCTCGCCCGGGAACGCGCCGCCGGCGTGACCCACGCCCTCCGGCAACTGCCCGCCGTGGAGCGCGAAGTCCTCCTACTTTCCTACTTCGAGGGCCTCCGGCATCGCGAAATCGCGGAGCTTCTCGGATCCACCCCGGGGGCGGTCAAGGTGCGGATCCACCGCGCCCGGAAGGCCGCTCGGCAGCATCTCGCCGAATGGGAGAAACCAGCATGA
- a CDS encoding GAF domain-containing sensor histidine kinase encodes MNPTEETNAGIERLLSQQEALRQVIEEVSSELEFQPLLTRIVRLACELLGAHDGSIGLYDRQREVMRIAAVYRMPEGELGSEFAAGEGLAGQVLLRREPVNLTRYGAVPKPALPKLAENAVLGVPIFWRGDLVGFFGIGAAPPRRFDSIDVEMLSLFARHAGIAIDNAERYRREKERADQLGLIAKVARIISAGLDLDDMLRDAAEATHHILGYANVAIPIVDPHDPETLVLSAVGGSYRHLITREYRLPIRQGIMGAAVRSRKTVLVNDVRNDPRYVPTPGSATIRAELAVPILLAGEVLGVLNVESSGSFTEEDAASLEIMADHLAVAIKNASLYQQAQRLAVLEERQRLARDLHDSVTQMLFSATLIAQAVPQAYRRDAEEGERRLARLLELNRSALAEMRALLRELRPAKEPMKITTGEFPLPTIFRVRRDGLLPALEDLLEEAQRDGLEVTRRWDGYRRQSPDVEETLFRIAQEGLNNVSKHARAQRVTVKLHHSPGNIHLTLEDDGIGFNARRALARSAKEGGMGVLSMRERVRSLGGDFRLRSSTGMGTRIEIKIPQKENPETP; translated from the coding sequence ATGAACCCAACGGAAGAAACCAACGCCGGCATCGAACGGCTTCTCAGCCAGCAGGAAGCCCTGCGCCAGGTGATCGAGGAGGTCAGCAGCGAACTCGAATTCCAACCGCTCCTCACCCGCATCGTGCGGCTGGCCTGCGAACTCTTGGGAGCCCACGACGGCAGCATCGGCCTCTATGACCGGCAGCGGGAGGTCATGCGCATCGCCGCGGTGTACCGCATGCCCGAGGGCGAGCTGGGTTCGGAGTTCGCCGCCGGCGAGGGCCTGGCCGGCCAGGTCTTGCTGCGCCGCGAGCCGGTGAACCTCACACGCTACGGCGCGGTGCCCAAACCGGCCCTGCCGAAGCTGGCGGAAAATGCGGTGCTCGGCGTGCCGATCTTCTGGCGCGGAGACCTGGTCGGCTTCTTCGGCATCGGCGCGGCGCCACCCCGCCGTTTCGACAGCATCGATGTCGAGATGCTCAGCCTCTTCGCCCGCCACGCGGGCATCGCCATCGACAATGCCGAGCGCTACCGGCGGGAGAAAGAACGGGCCGACCAACTCGGCCTCATCGCCAAGGTGGCGCGCATCATTTCCGCCGGCCTCGATCTCGACGACATGTTGCGGGATGCCGCCGAAGCGACCCACCACATCCTCGGCTACGCCAATGTCGCTATTCCGATTGTCGACCCCCACGATCCCGAGACCCTGGTGCTCTCCGCCGTCGGCGGCAGCTACCGGCACCTGATCACCCGGGAGTATCGGCTACCGATCCGCCAGGGGATCATGGGCGCCGCCGTGCGCAGCCGCAAGACGGTGCTGGTCAACGACGTGCGCAACGATCCCCGCTACGTGCCAACCCCCGGCTCGGCCACCATCCGGGCCGAGCTGGCGGTACCCATTCTTCTCGCCGGCGAGGTGTTGGGTGTGCTGAACGTCGAGAGCAGCGGATCCTTCACGGAGGAGGACGCCGCCAGCCTCGAAATCATGGCCGATCATCTGGCGGTAGCGATCAAGAACGCTTCCCTCTACCAGCAGGCGCAGCGCCTGGCGGTACTCGAAGAGCGCCAACGGCTGGCCCGCGACCTGCACGATTCGGTCACCCAGATGCTGTTTTCGGCCACCCTCATCGCCCAGGCGGTGCCGCAGGCCTACCGGCGCGATGCGGAAGAGGGCGAGCGCCGCCTGGCTCGGCTGTTGGAATTGAACCGCTCCGCCCTGGCGGAGATGCGGGCTCTGTTGCGCGAGCTGCGCCCGGCGAAAGAACCGATGAAGATCACCACCGGCGAGTTTCCGCTACCGACGATCTTCCGGGTGCGACGCGACGGCCTCCTGCCCGCCCTCGAAGATCTGCTGGAGGAGGCCCAACGGGACGGCCTCGAAGTCACCCGCCGCTGGGATGGCTACCGGCGCCAATCGCCGGACGTCGAAGAGACCCTCTTTCGCATCGCCCAGGAAGGCCTCAACAACGTCTCGAAGCACGCCCGCGCCCAGCGGGTGACCGTCAAGCTCCACCACTCCCCCGGCAACATTCACCTCACCCTGGAGGATGACGGCATCGGCTTCAACGCTCGCCGCGCCTTGGCGCGCTCGGCGAAGGAAGGCGGCATGGGAGTGCTTTCGATGCGCGAGCGGGTGCGCAGCCTGGGCGGAGACTTCCGGCTTCGAAGTTCGACCGGCATGGGCACCCGCATCGAGATCAAGATTCCGCAGAAAGAGAACCCGGAGACGCCATGA
- a CDS encoding response regulator transcription factor: MTEPITLLIVDDHEIVREGLRTLFGEFDDLEVVGEAANGREALELVAAQDPDVVLLDLVMPEMDGLETLAEFRRRDVRAGVLVLSSFVEDHQVRQAIEAGALGYLLKDASKGDLVRAIRGARAGRPALHPEAQRILMQRVQAPPEPSPIDDLTPREKSVLELIARGRSNKQIAGTLHLSEGTIKGYVSTILSKLAVDDRTQAALLAVREGFVNNG; encoded by the coding sequence ATGACCGAACCCATCACCCTGCTGATCGTCGACGACCACGAGATCGTGCGTGAAGGGCTGCGGACTCTCTTTGGAGAGTTCGACGACCTCGAAGTGGTCGGCGAAGCGGCGAACGGCCGTGAAGCCCTCGAACTCGTCGCAGCGCAAGATCCGGATGTCGTTCTGCTGGACCTGGTGATGCCCGAAATGGATGGCCTGGAAACCCTCGCCGAATTCCGCCGCCGCGACGTCCGCGCGGGCGTCCTGGTGCTGAGCAGTTTCGTCGAAGATCACCAGGTGCGCCAGGCGATCGAGGCCGGCGCCCTGGGCTACCTCCTCAAGGACGCTTCAAAGGGCGATCTGGTGCGCGCCATCCGCGGCGCCCGGGCGGGCCGGCCGGCCCTCCATCCGGAAGCCCAGCGGATCCTCATGCAGCGCGTCCAGGCACCGCCGGAGCCCTCCCCCATCGACGACCTGACGCCACGGGAAAAGAGCGTCCTCGAACTGATCGCCCGCGGCCGCAGCAACAAGCAGATCGCCGGCACCCTCCACCTGAGCGAGGGCACCATCAAGGGCTACGTCAGCACCATCCTCTCCAAATTGGCGGTAGACGACCGTACCCAAGCGGCACTGCTGGCGGTGCGCGAGGGCTTCGTCAACAACGGCTAG